The following are encoded in a window of Rhizobium sp. WYJ-E13 genomic DNA:
- the mutM gene encoding bifunctional DNA-formamidopyrimidine glycosylase/DNA-(apurinic or apyrimidinic site) lyase, which produces MPELPEVETVKRGLTPAMEGARIERLELRRGDLRFPFPQDFENQVSGRTIIGLGRRAKYLLIDLDSGKTIISHLGMSGSFRIEQGPLTATPGDFHHERSKDEKHDHAVFHLDGEGGPRRVIYNDPRRFGFMDLADRSGLDANPFLFGLGPEPTGNELSAAYLAERFADKAQPLKGALLDQKTIAGLGNIYVCEALWRAHLSPMRVACTLVTKTGKPKEALNLLVTSIRDVIADAIAAGGSSLRDHIQTDGSLGYFQHSFSVYDREGLTCRTPGCGGTVSRIVQAGRSTFYCATCQK; this is translated from the coding sequence ATGCCGGAATTGCCAGAAGTCGAGACGGTGAAGCGCGGCCTGACGCCGGCAATGGAAGGCGCACGCATCGAAAGGCTGGAATTGCGCCGCGGCGACCTGCGGTTTCCCTTCCCGCAGGATTTCGAAAATCAGGTCTCCGGTCGCACGATCATCGGTCTCGGACGGCGGGCCAAGTACCTACTGATCGACCTCGACAGCGGCAAGACGATCATTTCTCATCTCGGCATGTCCGGCTCCTTCCGGATCGAGCAGGGGCCGCTGACTGCCACGCCGGGTGATTTTCACCACGAACGCTCCAAGGACGAGAAGCACGATCACGCCGTCTTCCATCTGGACGGCGAGGGCGGCCCGCGCCGCGTCATCTATAATGACCCGCGCCGCTTCGGCTTCATGGATCTTGCAGACCGCTCGGGACTCGATGCCAACCCCTTCCTGTTCGGCCTGGGGCCGGAGCCGACCGGCAACGAGCTTTCCGCGGCCTATCTGGCCGAGCGTTTCGCCGACAAGGCCCAGCCGCTGAAGGGTGCGCTGCTGGATCAGAAGACCATTGCCGGGCTCGGCAATATCTATGTATGCGAGGCGCTGTGGCGGGCGCATCTCTCGCCCATGCGCGTGGCCTGCACGCTGGTGACGAAGACGGGCAAGCCGAAAGAAGCATTGAACCTGCTCGTCACCTCCATCCGCGATGTCATCGCCGATGCGATCGCCGCCGGCGGATCGTCTTTGCGCGACCATATCCAGACGGATGGTTCGCTCGGTTACTTCCAGCATTCTTTTTCCGTCTATGACCGCGAAGGTCTAACTTGCCGCACGCCGGGCTGCGGCGGTACGGTCTCGCGCATCGTGCAGGCTGGCCGTTCCACCTTCTATTGCGCCACTTGCCAGAAATAG